The Acropora muricata isolate sample 2 chromosome 4, ASM3666990v1, whole genome shotgun sequence genome contains the following window.
AACCGTCCTATTCGTCATTAGGTGCGTGTCCTCGACTGGAGCGCATTGAAGTGCACATTGGGATATCAGATTACTTCACTGATGTGAAAGATGAAGGAAACATCAGGAAATACGAGCAGATTGTCAAAACGTTGACGGTATGTGAAAGCACGGCAAATAAATTGTTCTGTCATAATTTGGTCAATTAACCTATCGTGTTACGTTGCATAATCTAAGCCTTCTATGCAAGTAGCACTAATTGTATAATCGATCGTTCAGTCTAACAGAACGACAACATCGGTTATGGGTGCCTTGAGGGGTCAGTGAAACGCAAGGGAGGGTTTAGGGGAGGAGTTCTGATGACCTATGACTTTGTAAAATAAGTAGCATTCTGctaagacaaaacaaaacaaacaaacattagtcgaggttgaaatcatttttaagCGGTGCACACCCTCCTACGAagaatcctggatccgcccctgaaaCCAGCTTTGTTTCCTAAATGAAACCTTTATATCTTTTGACGGAAAATCCCTATGAACGTTCTTCCAGGAGATTATCATCGTCTTCATCATAGCAATGCACTTTCCTTCTTAGCCTACAGGACCTGATGCTGTAACACGTTTTCGCTTGTCGTGGAAATAaagattcttttttttcatGGGAATTACGCCGAGGCTGTAACGAAAAGCCTCTACAAATCCTCGTTTTTATTCAACGTCGTAAATTGGACgtgaattttgaaaatattaaaatttcatCTTTTCTTTGTGCTGCTTTTCTTCTGCACAGGCTTTACAAGATGAAAACCTGGAATTTGCCAGAGTTCTGTGGATAAATGCGGACTACGGATAAACCTGCCTGCAAGTttatttttacgtttttacCAGCAAAGAGACGGAAATGTTACCGACAGAGCTATTTAAAGAAACGAATGTTTAGAAACGGAATACGTTTGATCGCCTGAATTTTCCAACttcaataacaccttgttttgAATCGTTGATTTAGAATCTATTGCATGCTTTGTCACTGAGATGATCCCATTTAAATGAACTAGAATGTCCTTAACGATCGCTTGGACAACGTGCTCAAAAGTTACACGTTCAGAGTGATAGGCGTTCCCAGGTACTATCATCTCCCAGTCACAGCGAAAGAGCCTGGAAACGAGGTTTAACACGACTATGGTGGTGGTGACGAAACTTGACACAAAAATCAAGAGAGGGGGGAGTTTGGATGTACTTGCTATATCTCAGACATACTGAGCTATTGCATTAATTTAGTAAGAATTAAGATCAAAGGATACGTTGAGGGATAAAAGCAATTAAATTAGAAACAATTGTTTCAAACGAACCAGAGAAACTGTTCCACAAAGCACCAGCCCcaattgttcaaaggatggacagCTCCATTCACTGGATAAGTCACTATACAGTGGATAAGcactatcaaaattaattgaggcTTTTCGAACTTTTTGAGGGAAGTTTCAACTAGATTTTTAGCCGGGAAGGCTGTACTAGGTCCACAGTAACCACGCCTTCGATGCTCCAGAAAATTCTACTATTGGTTTTTGTAGCCTGGTGCGATAACACTCCTGCCCTGTATACTCCAAAATAGCTTGACAAATGGTTTGTAATACATCTGAGTACAATGTTAAGTTATATAAAATCAggtgaaaaattgaaagaacTAACTTCGCAAATAGCTTTCAACATAAATAGGCAAATTACATAAAAGAGCAAAAAATCCATCTTCGCAGATATTGGTTTGTTTTTCGAGGAGAAAAGTTGAAATGAGCTGCTTCATCTGGTTTCTGGACACCTGTTATCGGGTGTTGGTCGACAATTATATTACCTGCTACAAGCTTTTATCCAAATCACCTTAAAGCGGGCCTCAAAAGGTTCTCTTTGGTATCTTCAGTTCTCGCGACTGGTCATTTCTGGTTTATCAATCATTTCTTTCAATGAATTCTCCGTGGTGAAAATGTATAAGAACGGTCGCATTCGATACTACTCATCTAactttgtcatcttttgcttGGGCATATGTTTTGTCTTCTATATTACTTTATACAAGAATGTGTTTTCATTCGATAAATCGTATTTTTTAGACATCTCTTTGGGAGAACGTAGTGCCAGACAACAGCCACCAAGACGTAAGTTGATTTTGCTATTCACGCCATTTTTTGGAGCAGAATGGAGAGATCATTCGACTTTAGGACCGTCGAGTACATATTTTCTGGAAGGGAGACAGACATTTAAGGATTGTGAAGTGTCCAGCTGTGCAGTGACGTACAACAAAGAAAAGATAATGGAAGCGGACGCAGTTGGCTTTCACGCAAGAGACATGCCCTCTATCCTTCCAGCTCAAAGAACCTCCAAACAAATCTGGTTTTATTTTGTGCTGGAAAATCCTTTAAACGTATTCATCAACGATGAAGGTTACGCAAATGTATTTAATTGGACAATGTCTTACAGTAGAAACTCTGAAATTTATACGCCTTACGGGAAATACATCGTATCTTCAAAGATTCCTAACAACGGCTTTGACAGTTTTGACTTGGCTACGAAAGACAAAAAAGTAGCTTGGCTAGTGAGTAATTGCTATGCGACCGAACGAAGAGAATATGTTGAGGAATTAAAAGAATACATTGACATTTCCGTATATGGACTTTGCGGTGATAAGAGAAGTTGTCCCGCAAGACGACACTCCAGCGTTTGCAATGCCTTGCTAAGAAGACACAAGTTTTATCTTGCCTTTGAAAACGGTAACTGCCCTGAATATATTACAGAAAAATATTGGGTAAACGCTATCGATAATAACATCTTGCCGGTAGTCATGGGAGGTGCTGATTACAAAACGCTCGCGATTCCGAATTCATATATAAATGTGGAAGACTTTGAATCTCCCAAAAAACTTGCTGAATATCTCCTGTATCTCGATCGCAATGACACTGCCTACCAAGAGTATTTTACATGGAAGAGATTTTACCAGCATGTGCCACCAAAATTTGCTTGCTCTTTATGCAAACAGTTACATAATAAGAGTCTCCTAGCGTCCCCAAGAATCTataaaaacatgaaaatgttTTGGGATGCAGCTAGTTGCAGGAAATTGAATCTTTTACAATAGCGGCTTTCAATAAACTGGTAAGAAATATCCATTAACTCCTACCACTCTTGAAGTGAAAAACATCGGACTTTGTTTGATGACTTACCCTGCGATCAACCATTTTTGGATTTGTTAGTTTACTTATTTATGCATTGGGCTGATTTAATGTGTTTTGTAAACATTTACACGACTGACATTTTCCGCTCGGGATATTACCGCCAACACGCAACTCACGCTGTTATTTTTCCTGAAATGTTTTCGAAAGAGTTCAGCCATTAGAGCTgggagtgtttttttttaagaagaGGTGCGCTTTTTTAATGGAAATGGTGCGATAGCTCGTATTTTGAAATAGTATGAAATGCAATCGTAGAGGTCGTGCGTTCATGTCGCATTCAAGCTTAAATTTCTGTCGTGATGCATCAGATGGTAATTACTTGGAAATGAATCAGTTTCAGCATTACTGTACATCGAATCCTTTTTTCCTGAAGCGAAGGTcagaaattgcaaaaaaaaaaatccaattcTGTTTTCATCACCGACGTGCGAATAATCGAAACGAATAATGAACTATGAATCAACAGGGAAATATCAGACTTAGTGGAGAAAAAGGGAACTTTGATAGACGTGATTGTAAGCTAGAAACATAAGGGCTAAAACGTGACTTCAAAGAGTTAATAGACAATTAATCGATCGATTACATAAGACGCCAGAATCCAGGAAAGCCAAATGTGAGACATAATGTTGGTCTCAGTAATACATTTAAAACTATAGTCCTTCGACACTCCTTGGTTTCACAATTTTTGCACTGCTTGAATGCTAGGactattttatttctattttggGTGTAAAAGCCGCACAGAAAACAGCGTTTCAGTGGGTTTAGCACTGACTAATCAGTGAAACTTTCCATATCATTTGGTTATGGAAACGAGGAAAGTTGTCTTTCTGAAAGGAGAACAAACGTGAATTTTAGGACCAGTCAAGCAATCCACGAGGAATGCGGATGTCAATTCTATGTTGATCAAGTTTTTGCTTGGGACAGGATCGCCGGAAAATTTGCCGAAACTCATCGCGCTTACTTGCGTCAAGCGTCAATAAAATGTCAAATGGAGCTGAAAAGTTCCGGCAATTTTCATGTTGCCCCTTTTTTTTAAGGATAACCCTAGAGAGACAGAAATGTTTCAAAATAATGCTCCGGAAATTACTGATCAATGCTGGAGTTTACGTGGTTAATGTGATTCTGAATCTAAGAGTCTCGGATAATGGCAAAACAGATCACGTCTCAACCATTGCAAATAATTTCTCCCATTAGGAATTTTGCTGCTTTCTGACTGAGATCGCacataaaataaaaaggaaCGAAGGATTCGAAGACCAAACGTCGGACCTTCTTACGTCGAACTATTCAGTGAAATTATTATGCCCCGCAGCAGTGCCCTGCAGTTGTATTCCATTTCCACAGCCAGAGAACGACGGGGCACCCTTTAACATTTAAATCCTGAGCTATTGATGTATTTTCTCTAATCCAGTGCGCTAAAACTATTCCGGGTTGCTGTTGTATTCAGCAACATTTGAACCAGATGTATGTATGTTGCAGTAACAACTTGAAGCAATCAGTTATATTTTACATTCGTACGTCACCTCCTTCCTACTAAATTAGAAtgctgtaaattatttttccttgttttggcTTGGCAAAACACAGTTGCGAAGTTTGTAAATGTACATTTTGGACTGTAGCACAAATGCGATCAAAAAACTTTTTTAAAATACTGGCCCGCGAGGTCTGCCCTTTCGTTCTCAAGTTGACTAGGCTGCCACAGTAATGATGAGCCCTAGAAACAATTTAATTTCGTGCAAGGGTATTACTTTCAAGTAAAGAAGAAGAATTCAGGTACTGACCCCCGAAGAAAACtagtaaattaaaattaatcgCGTTATTTCTCAGTTATGTCCACAATTGAAGGCGTTGGGAAAAATTGATGTCCTGGACTCAATATCGATGAGTTTTGAAATATGGCATTCTTTCATTCTTGCTATTTATCGCGTAACGAGCCTGTTTTACGTTCTATTCGTGGTTAAATGGACGTTAACAATGTTGATAGCCCGACATTGTCACTCCAACAAATGTTTCCATTAAAAAGTTCTTTAATCAAGACATTTGTCTTGTTTATACAATTTATTCCATCCTTAACAATGGCTATTTTCTTGCGGTACTCGTTGTTAATTTTAGGTTGCGCCAGGCGGTAATGGATTTCCAAGTGGAAGCATAGAGGTTGGCCGCCGATGTACATTGTATTAACCAACAGGTCCTTTTAAGATTCCAAAGTCTTTCTTTCTTCGTTGCtattatttttgcaaaattaattgagATTTGTCAATGATCTACAATTTACAGCTAACAGATAGGAAGTCATATTATTGGCCATCAATCAAGGAAAATGTCCTTGATGACGTATATTATAAACACAGTAATTTTAATAAAGAACAAAGCTGGGCAAACGATTATTTCAGTCTAAGACAGATATCTGCCACAGTCACTTTGTTAAATTGATTGAGCTCTTGAGTAGAATTTCAGTTAAACCGGAAAGTTTATAGCGAGGTGAAAAAAACGGTTGTTGACGCGGAAATGACTGACCAAAGCTGTTCTTCTTTCGACAGTCAATAAATGAGCGGAACGGTGTCTCTACGCCATCAGATTTGACTGGTTGATGTACGTTACAGTTATTCACAATGAACGAAACCTTTCCATTCCTCAGCGAACATGAACATGAACATGAACATGAACATGACCTGGGGTTTTCAGCAACGGCAGAAGTCGCCACTGTGGCTGGAGTTTTGAGCCTCACATTTGGGTTGGCTGCGATTGTCACGAACAGTGTTCTTTTATTTACATTGTGCAAAGATCCCTGCAATTACTTTCTATCTCGAGGTACGACTTATTTCATCGCAAGTTTGTCTGTAAGTGATTTTCTCGCAGGCTTCGTTGTGCAACCTTTATATTCAGTTTGTATGTTTTGCAGTGCACAACAGAAGCCGATATCGAAATTGTGTGAAATTTCTCTTATTTTGTCACATGTGACCACGAAGGTATCAATTTTCACTGTGGTGGCCTTATCTTTGGATAGATATCTAGCAGTGAAGCTTTCGTGGCGGTACAATAGCCTTGTAACTGTTCGAAAGGTGACTGTTTGTAACATTGGCGTTTGGCTTTTTTGTGGCATATTTGAAGCAACTCATTCTGAAGTTGATTCTGAAAGCGCTTTCCACTTGATAGATCTTCATCTTCAAACCACAGTTCCACTGATAATCCTTTGTGCTATTTATACCGCTACTTACCACGAATTTCGCCGGCATTCAAGAAACGTTGTTTTTGTACAATCGAACGCCGATGGCAGATCCCGCACTTCGATTAGAAACATAAGACTGGAAAAGAAGATCGTTTGGACAATTGTGATGATTATCATTGTTCTGTTTATATCGCTATTACCTTATTTAATCACCAATAATTTGGAAGAGCGTTGTTTTGAAAAGGGAAGCAGTGAATGTAGTGAGTCTAGCTTTACAAGTGTAAAGGTTCTTTCGATACCTTTGTTGTGTGTAAGCTGTAGTTTGAACCCATTCCTATACGCTTGGAAAATACCACATTATAAACAATCCTTGAGGCTGGTTGCAAATAGAACATGTTGTAAGTGTCTACGACAAAATCAAGCCAGAAACATGATGACATTGAATAGACCCTCTGTTCTCGCAACTGAAAGTTTATTTGAACAGATGAGTCCTCCAGTTGTTGTTGCCGAGGTAGAGAAAGACTGTAAACTCCGTTGAAAAGAAACGGACCTGTATTTCTGAGCTATTGACATAATTAAAACACTGGGACACATTGAAGTAATTTTCCAGCCGTCGATGATCCATTTATGACTTAGGGAGAGCAAAAAAACATCATTAATTATACGTTATAATTTATTCAAGTCATGTAGTTGTTATCGTAGGCTGAGCTGAATGATTTCGACGAGAATAACATTCTGAGTCAGCAGCCATGTTATtacaatgttaaaaaaaaactttcgaTCACTGCGTAATTTAGCCACTGGagatcttaaaaaaaaactgttagccgtttttttttctttttcaaaataaaagcaatgagCCGTCATTAATCCGTCGCATTCATGATTTGAAGCCACAAAAGTGTAAACAAGAGGCCCAGATTAAAAATGGAGAAATGATATCAAACTTTAATAAACCGAGGGCGACCTTTTCTAATGTCACaaggtttgaaagtttttttttataaaaagcGTGAGATCAGTTTTGGTTTGAATTTGACCTCACTAATGTTTTAGCGAAAAGGTGCGATCAATGTTTGCCATTAGGAAATCATAGGTTTTAGCTTCGCAATAAATCCTTTAGCAAAAACGGTGGGGGATGGTTGGTAGAGGATCAACAAGTCGGGTGAGGATAAAGGAAAAgaattattcaattttttgtctGTATTTTCCGCCATGATGTTGAATTAATGTTGctcattattttcattaaacaAACCACCTTTTCGGTTGGCATATGTATGGTATGGCATTGTACAAGACTGTTTattctttgatgtttttttctttttctcttttttttgtgttCTCTTCCTTATTTCTCGCTTgcttcaaaagaaactgtgcaAATAGTAGCCCCCAAACCTGGCTAAAAACAAATACATTAACTCGGCAAGGAGTGTACCCGGCGTGAGCTGGTAAAAAACACCTGCAGTTAAATTTATATCAATTACGGCGAATGTTTGACGTGAACAGGAAGATCTTTTTAGTCTTTCTTATTTCTCTCTTGCCCGAACAGCTGtactacaagaaaataaatcaAACGAAAGCAACGTTAAGTGTTTCTAGCCGGTGTTTCCCGTTTGCTTTAACCGGCTCATATAATGCGGGCCAAAAAGTGATTCTTCATGTCGAAATTCTTTAAATACGGCGTATGATACCATTAATCGTGGCATTTTCGTGCTATTTTTCTATTCCATGGTTAAGtaacaacaagcaaaaaaaaaattataatagagGTATTAGTAATAACgaagataacaataataattcctTTCAATTCAGTTTAATTTACTGGGTGGCCCCACCAAAGTTGCTTGAAATTCTCGATGATCATCTTCAGTTTGTAACTCTAGATTAAAACTATATAATCGTTCAAACCATAAAATTAGTCTTTCAGTTTCACTTATATTGTGGGTGGGTCACGCAGAAAAAGATCGCTCAAAGAAGCGCTTTGttctacttttcttttcaccaAATTGGAATACCTCAGCAACACTTTGACTTTTGCCAAATTCTTACGATAATGGAAGCCAGAAAAGGAGCAAATTTTCCCTCGAAATGACCATGAcattttaaaaacacacgcACTCACTTGTCCATTTTAACAGCCTTGAACTTTTCCGATGTTAGCTTTTGTAATGAGAATTACCTGCTGACTTTTTAATTACGATATCAAATGTGAGAACTTTGCCAGCATAGTGTTGTCTCATAGAAATGAGCTTTGGTTCTTCCTCAAGGATCCGGTGTTGTGGGCTTTCTGCTCTTTTGTTTCTTGATCTTGCCCATCTTTACTTGAATTCTTCTGGAAAAGAAATTTCAGAAGCATGGATTTCCACGATCAAGAAAAACAACGGCAGGAGAGCAACACAGCATCAGACTCTTGAGGATACAACTTGTCAAAAAAGCGAGCATCGTGTCAAAACAGCGAGCATCGAGAAACATTGTGCTTTATCAGGTGATGCGTGCATTTCCTCATATCTGTTGTGGgcgtaaaaataaaaaaatgattttttcaaaacaatagctaAAGCTATTATTGCCTCATAAGTTATATCCTCGCTTGACAAGTCAGGAAGTCTATCATTTCACCCAACCCCACCCCTCTAAACAAACGAAAGTAAAAACACTTCCTTCGCCCGCTGAACTCACTGATCAGCGCCTTTAGGCAAGTTTCGTTCGGTGTTTCAGTCGGGGAGGACTTTTCAGTTCAACGGACTTTAGGCTAGCATTTCCTTTGGCCTCATAGAGCAGAGTTTTCCTGAGGACATCATTAAGTCCTGTGAAGGAAGAAGTCTTACGGGATGAAATGTACATCCCGCCCAGTATCCTAAAGTTTCAAGCCAGCAAGCGATCTATTTAGCATCCGTGCTCAACAGAATCGCCACTCACAAGGATGTTGTGTGCTCTGCTCTATGAGGTAACAGTCTTTCGCCCGAGAAATAAGATGTCGATACTTTTTCTTAGTCTCTAGGCACAAAAGGATAATAGAATTTCGAGGTGGCGAAAGACTTAACATTATTTCTGTACACTCAATTATAGTAAACAGAAACGCACACATCGTAAATGTTTACATCCGGGACATTACAGAAGACATTGCAACATAAAAGCAAGATAAATCCAACGTTCAAGTTCTTATTATTATCACAGAATATTCCATTCAATATACATAAAAAAGGCTAAGGCCTAAAGTGAACCTAAACAAATTAGATAATACTCCGTTTTCTGTGATATTACCACAATAACAATGCTAACtaccaaataaaaaaagtaatcTCCGCAATCGAGTTCCGAGTCGAACCCTATCCATTATTCACTGTATTACCTCAGAAACTCAGAGCTTGGTGCCATCTTTGTcggcaaaagttagaaattggtgagaggatggattgacaattccttggctcttgctgaagcgtgtgtgtgtggtctccgtggcgcaatcggttagcgcgttcggctgttaaccgaaaggttggtggttcaagcccacccggggacggtaaattttgcctgccacatcagtcaaaacaaaagtaaatctacgtggaagaaattgttgtggcccttccactatccagatcagctcttccgattatccaaagcaaatctcctgttcgaccacaactttctgagaggagcgatttccgaactcatgacttgcatgaaaactttttccaaaagccaaccaaaaatccaactcccaaaacgagccagaaaccatgaaagcgactgtccaatggagaatccgggtatcggtcccggtacctcccgcatgcgaagcgggcgctctaccatttgagctaattccccgactgggcctgtccgggagtcgaacccggggcctctcgcacccaaagcgagaatcatgccactagaccaacaggccaggttggaaactcggagcttggtgccatctttgtcggcaaaagttagaaattggtgagaggatggattgacaattccttggctcttgctgaagcgtgtgtgtgtggtctccgtggcgcaatcggttagcgcgttcggctgttaaccgaaaggttggtggttcaagcccacccggggacggtaaattttgcctgccacatcagtcaaaacaaaagtaaatctacgtggaagaaa
Protein-coding sequences here:
- the LOC136913062 gene encoding melanocortin receptor 5-like, whose translation is MSHSSLNFCRDASDGNYLEMNQFQHYCTSNPFFLKRSNGRSRHCGWSFEPHIWVGCDCHEQCSFIYIVQRSLQLLSISSAQQKPISKLCEISLILSHVTTKVSIFTVVALSLDRYLAVKLSWRYNSLVTVRKVTVCNIGVWLFCGIFEATHSEVDSESAFHLIDLHLQTTVPLIILCAIYTATYHEFRRHSRNVVFVQSNADGRSRTSIRNIRLEKKIVWTIVMIIIVLFISLLPYLITNNLEERCFEKGSSECSESSFTSVKVLSIPLLCVSCSLNPFLYAWKIPHYKQSLRLVANRTCCKCLRQNQARNMMTLNRPSVLATESLFEQMSPPVVVAEVEKDCKLR
- the LOC136914562 gene encoding glycoprotein 3-alpha-L-fucosyltransferase A-like, giving the protein MYKNGRIRYYSSNFVIFCLGICFVFYITLYKNVFSFDKSYFLDISLGERSARQQPPRRKLILLFTPFFGAEWRDHSTLGPSSTYFLEGRQTFKDCEVSSCAVTYNKEKIMEADAVGFHARDMPSILPAQRTSKQIWFYFVLENPLNVFINDEGYANVFNWTMSYSRNSEIYTPYGKYIVSSKIPNNGFDSFDLATKDKKVAWLVSNCYATERREYVEELKEYIDISVYGLCGDKRSCPARRHSSVCNALLRRHKFYLAFENGNCPEYITEKYWVNAIDNNILPVVMGGADYKTLAIPNSYINVEDFESPKKLAEYLLYLDRNDTAYQEYFTWKRFYQHVPPKFACSLCKQLHNKSLLASPRIYKNMKMFWDAASCRKLNLLQ